The segment CGGCGTTCTCGGGATGGGGAACGCAGCTTGCGGGGGGACTGACGTTTCGCACGGAAAAGGTTGGGTGGGCCGTGTACGGCGAGAGTGCGTTGCGAGTCGAGGGCGAATACGACCAAGTGATTGCCTCCCCGCCCGGAGATGACAGCCCGGACCGAGTCCAGAGCCTTCCCACGGCCGACGCGCTTCCTCCTCGCATTGGCGTTAGCGCCGAGGTGGCAGCACGTCAGACCCTCGATCTAGGCATAGACGCCGCGTGGTCGTTCTGGACAGAGGCGTGGGATGAGTCTGGCCAGGACAGCGGCGAGGTTGCCGCCTGGGGTAGACTCCACCTTGCCAACGACCGGACGGTTTCCTTTGGCGTGCTCTGGCAGGACCGCAACCGGTGGGGCGAAGTGTTCAACGAGGTCTTCGACTACAGCGGACGGGCGATCTACCTGACGCTCGGTGGTGCGCTCACCCTCGACCGCTTTCGCCTCAACGCCGTCGTTGCCGACAGCCGGCTCCTCTCCGGCGCCGAGCAGCGGCAGACCGTCGTCAAGCTTGGCGCGAGCGTCCAGCTCTAAGCGAACGTAGGGGCGGCCGGTCGGTCGCCCCTACAGGTTTGCGCGGTGGTGCTCTCTAGAACCGCAGCAGGGCAGCGGCGGGGCCGAGGTCCTGCATCCGGGCGCGGGCAGCCTCGCTGCGGACGAGTTCGAGCGAGGCCCCCTGTTCCAGCGCCCGCTCCAGCATTAGCTCGAACAGGTCGCTCTGCGGGAAGACCTCGTTACCCGTCGCCTCCAGCGTGCCTTCCGTCTGCGAGGTCAGCATCCCTGTTTCGCGGTCGATGCCGCCGGGGATCTGCTGCTCGTCGTCGAGGAGAAGGGTCATCACGCGCTGCTGGTTGAGCATGTCGAGCGTGTCTTCGATCCCGGCAACCGCCTTCGTGGTGAGGAGCGCTTGGACCTGCTCCAGCGTCTCTAGCTCCTCCTTCTCCTCGACCTCGCGCTGGATCGGCTCGGCTTTCTCGGCGATCTCGGCGGTCGAGGCGTTGATCTCGCACTGGAAGCTGGCCGCGATCCGGTCGCGGGTGTGCTGCTCGAGCGCGTCGAGGAATGGGGCCTCCATGTCGGCGGGGCTGCTGTAGACCAGGTGCCGCACGTCGAGCTTGTTGGCGAGCAGTTGGAGTGCGTGCGCCGCACGTTTGGCCTGCTCCTTCCGGTACTCGGCCTGCTTGTCCTGCCGCTGGTCTTTGGTCTGGAAGTCCGTGGTCAGGATCTCGCGCCCCTCTAGCTCGAAGACCTCTTCGACGAGGCCGATCTGGCTGAAGAAGAACCGCATCTGCTTCTGGCTGAGGACGGCGATCCCGAAGCGGTCGTGCTCGTCGCGGACGCGGACGAGGGGGCGGACGTAGGGCCGGCGGTCCACGTAGGCCGTGCTCGGGATGTCGATGGCGAGACCGAACTGGCGGAACAGCCCGAGGGCCTCGCAGGCGTAGAAGGCGAGCCCGCGGCCGGTCCGAGGAATGCCCCGGCGGAGCGCCTCTTCTATGTGGCTCAGTTCGTTCTGCACGGTGGCGCGGTCGTACTGCCCGTCCGCATGTTCGAGTGCCCGGCGGGCGATGTCTTTGAACGCGATCTGCCACCCGTCGCCGATGCGCATCTCGGGCGTCAGGCTCATGAACAGGGAGAGCACCGGCGCGCTGGCACTCTCGATGGCGGCGAGGTCCGTGAGGTGGTTGGCGTCGAGGTAGTGGAAGCCGGGGGCCGTCGTGCGCTCTTCGAGTTCGGCGATCAGGGCGTCGCGGAGGTCTGGGGTGAGTGCGTTGCTCATGCTTCTGCGTCGGTGTCGTTGATAGGATCAGTCGACGGGGTTGTCTTCGGCGACGGCGCTGGGGTCCGCCGGGCCGGTGCGCTGGCAGAGGTAAGCGCGCGTATCGGGCGGGGCGAGAGGTGTGTGCCCAGTGGAAGGCAGCGCGAACCGGCGGAGGTGCGGTGCCAGAGGCCGGCGTCACGCCGTGGATGGCCCGGGTGAAGAGAGGGTGCAGAGAGGGGTCTGCTGCGCGGGGTGACTCTCTTCTAATGACGCCGAGCCGAGATGGGTCCCGATACCGGAAGACAGAGGACGGAAAGCGACGGAGCGCGTGAGCGGTCGCCCGCCGTCTTCTGGATCATCGTCCTCCGGGGACGCCGAGGGTCGCCACGACGGGGAAGTGGTCCGAGACGGTGCGCGGGTCGTGGAGGTGCACGAAGTCCACGGCCCGGAGCGTCCGGTAAAGCTGCGGCGAGAGCAGGAGGTGGTCGAGCGAGGACAGCTCGCCCGCGTCGATCTCTTCGTTGCGGTTGCGGTCGTAGTAGGCCGTGTAGCGCTCGGCCTGGGGCACGTCGGCGGCGACGTTGCGGAGGTCGTCCTCCGGCCCTGGCCCGGCGCGCTGGACGGTGGCGAGCACGTCGGTGATCGGGACGCTTCCGGCGCGGTCGGGGACCCCGGCGTCGAAGTCGTTGAAGTCGCCGAGCACGACGACGGCGCGGCCGGCGGCGACCTCCTGCTCGGCGAGGCGGCGGATCACCTCGGCCTGCGCCTCGCGCCGGGGCTTGCGCTCGATGTCGTCGGGCCGCGAGAGGAAGTGGACCCCGATCAGTGTCGTCGGGATGCCGCCGAGGTCGAGGCGTGCCCACATGTTTTTGCTGACGCCGTAGTCCTGCCGCGTCGTGCCAACCGGTGCCCGCTCGTTCGTCCGCCCGACCTCGTCCACCGGGATGCGCGAGAGTAGCCCCACGTCCTGTCCGGTGAAGCTGTCGCGCCCGTCGACGAGGTAGGCGGTGTAACCCATGTCGGCGAGCGTCTCGGTCGCCAGCATCTCCAGCGTGCCCAGGTTCTCGACCTCCTGGAACATGACTACGTCGGCGTTGATTGCGCGGACGACGCGGGCCACGGAGTCGCGGTGAGCGCGGGCGAGGACGGGGTCGTCCTTCCACGCGAACGAGGCTTGGCCCTCGCCCTCGAGGCCGTCGAAGAGAAACTCCGCGTTGAACGTGGCTAGGCGGATCCCGTCGGTCTGCGGGGCTGTTCCCTGCTGCCCGGTCACGGCTGGACCGCTCGGCTGCGCGGCACGGCGGAGGCAGCCGCTGGCGAGCACCACGGTCAGGGAGACGACGAACAGGACGAGAATGAATCCGAGGAGGCGGCGGGACATCGGGCTCTGGATTGGGTGAGGTCGCAAGATAGCTCGCCCGCCGGAGCCCAAAACAGCGAAGGGCGCACCGCAGACCGGTACGCCCTTCGAAACGGGAGGCGCGGTTGGAGCTACGAGATGCTCGAATAGAACCGGAACCGCTTGGGGTCGATCTCGCGGTCGAGCGCGACGGGCCGCCGGCCGTCAGCCCAGACCGGTTTCAGGCGGCCCTGCATCGAGCGCTCGCTGTAGAAGTGGCGCGTCGTCTTGGCAAAGGGCCGCTCGTAGGCCGGGGCGTGGAGCACGTCGTGGGCGATGAAGAGCGCCGTCTGCCAGCCCTTTGCCTTCGATTCGAAGTCGAGCCCGGAGTAGTATAGACGCTTCGGGCTGTTGCCGTTGAAGGCGCTGAACTGCCACGGATCGAGGATGGCGTCGCGGTACGATCCCTGGCCTCGGTAACCAGTCTCGACCCGGTTGCGGACGACCCAGGCGACGAGTTCCTGCTCGTCGGGGCGCTTGGTCTCGGAGTAGATGCAGCGGGCGAGCCACAGCACGTCGTCCTTGATGTCTTCGCTTGCGAACGCCGTGCTCTTGACGGAGACGTCCTGGGTGAGCGGGGCCGTATCAACTGCCGGCATCGTCTCGGCCAGGGTGTCCCGGTCTACGGTGTTGAAAACGAGAGAGAGGACGAGGAGCAGTACCGAGAGAACGACACCGGCTGCACCGAGCACTCGCTTGCTAGCGAAAAGCTTCATAGGGCAGAGTGAGTGAGTTTCTGTGGGTTGAAAGGCCCGGCGCGGTCACCGAGCGTCCTGCGCTTCGAGAACTGCTAGAGCCAATTTCCTGCCACGCTGGACGGACAGAACGAAGGCTCGGTAGAGACACGCAAGCCCTGCTTCCTGTGGGCCATGCGTTGCCAAACACCAAAGTAGGTCACCGGTTCTGTGGTTCTGTGTGGAAACAGTTTAGACTGCTAGAAATTGCGCTGCGTCTTCGTTTTTTGGGTCCTATGGGGGTGTTTTGCCCCGTTGCGCTGCCACGCAGGTTCCATTATAAGAGTACATTCGTACCGCCCTGGCTAGCTCGACCTGATGGCTCCTTCTCCCCTTCGCATCGTCGCGGACGCAAACGTTCCGCACGCGCTGAACGCGTTTCAGTCCTTCGGGTCCGTGGCGCTGCAAGCCGGTCAGAGCATCCGCTCTGACGAGGTAGCGGACGCCGAGGTGTTGGTGGTGCGAAGCGTGACGAACGTGGACCAGGACTTACTGCAAAACAGCCCGGTTCGCTTCGTCGGGAGCGCCACGATTGGGACAGACCACGTCGACCAGGCGTACCTGAGCCGGCAGGGGATCGCCTTCGCGCACGCGCCGGGCTCAAACGCACAGTCCGTCGTCGAGTACGTGCTGGCGGCGCTGCTGGCGGTGCATGCCACCCGGGGCCGGAGCATAGCTGGAGAAACGGTCAGTGTGATCGGGTGCGGTCATATTGGCAGGCCGCTGGCGGGGCGGCTGCCGAGTCTTGGCGCGCGCGTGCTTCGCTGTGACCCGCCGCTCGCCGAAGCCGACGAGGCAGCCGGACGGGCACACGGCTACGTCTCGCTCGACACCGTGCTGGCCGAGGCCGACGTGGTGACGCTGCACACGCCGCTGACGAGAACGGGCCCCCACGCCACCCACCATCTCATCGGAGCCGACGAGTTGGCTGCGATGAAACCCGACGCCCTCCTCGTCAACGCATCGCGCGGGGCGGTCGTGGACAACGCCGCGCTGCGCGATGCGCTCGGGGCCGGGCAGATCGGCGGGGCGGTCCTCGACGTGTGGGAGCACGAGCCGACGCCCGACCCAGACTTGCTCCGCCTCGCCGACATCGCCACACCGCACATCGCCGGGTACTCCTTCGACGGCAAGGTGCGCGGCACGGCGATGCTCCACGACGCGCTCGCCGCCTGGCTCGGCGTGCCGCCGGCGTGGGACGCCGA is part of the Bacteroidota bacterium genome and harbors:
- a CDS encoding endonuclease/exonuclease/phosphatase family protein, which produces MSRRLLGFILVLFVVSLTVVLASGCLRRAAQPSGPAVTGQQGTAPQTDGIRLATFNAEFLFDGLEGEGQASFAWKDDPVLARAHRDSVARVVRAINADVVMFQEVENLGTLEMLATETLADMGYTAYLVDGRDSFTGQDVGLLSRIPVDEVGRTNERAPVGTTRQDYGVSKNMWARLDLGGIPTTLIGVHFLSRPDDIERKPRREAQAEVIRRLAEQEVAAGRAVVVLGDFNDFDAGVPDRAGSVPITDVLATVQRAGPGPEDDLRNVAADVPQAERYTAYYDRNRNEEIDAGELSSLDHLLLSPQLYRTLRAVDFVHLHDPRTVSDHFPVVATLGVPGGR
- a CDS encoding 4-phosphoerythronate dehydrogenase — translated: MAPSPLRIVADANVPHALNAFQSFGSVALQAGQSIRSDEVADAEVLVVRSVTNVDQDLLQNSPVRFVGSATIGTDHVDQAYLSRQGIAFAHAPGSNAQSVVEYVLAALLAVHATRGRSIAGETVSVIGCGHIGRPLAGRLPSLGARVLRCDPPLAEADEAAGRAHGYVSLDTVLAEADVVTLHTPLTRTGPHATHHLIGADELAAMKPDALLVNASRGAVVDNAALRDALGAGQIGGAVLDVWEHEPTPDPDLLRLADIATPHIAGYSFDGKVRGTAMLHDALAAWLGVPPAWDAESVLAEDLPPLNPPDTSLSEVAWLGALVRQAYDLRADNVRMRRLLERPAAERGAAFHRLRRTYPRRRAWERHRIAEADVPTAFRTAVADGLGFEISDE
- a CDS encoding peptide chain release factor 1, whose amino-acid sequence is MSNALTPDLRDALIAELEERTTAPGFHYLDANHLTDLAAIESASAPVLSLFMSLTPEMRIGDGWQIAFKDIARRALEHADGQYDRATVQNELSHIEEALRRGIPRTGRGLAFYACEALGLFRQFGLAIDIPSTAYVDRRPYVRPLVRVRDEHDRFGIAVLSQKQMRFFFSQIGLVEEVFELEGREILTTDFQTKDQRQDKQAEYRKEQAKRAAHALQLLANKLDVRHLVYSSPADMEAPFLDALEQHTRDRIAASFQCEINASTAEIAEKAEPIQREVEEKEELETLEQVQALLTTKAVAGIEDTLDMLNQQRVMTLLLDDEQQIPGGIDRETGMLTSQTEGTLEATGNEVFPQSDLFELMLERALEQGASLELVRSEAARARMQDLGPAAALLRF